CAATTGAGGATAAACTTAGATACATTGCCTGAACGACGCGAAGCAGCCTTAGTCAAAAATGCAGCTCAGAAAAGACTTATCACTCGGCGTTACAACTCCAAAGTTAAACCACGCAGCTTTGCCGAGGGAGACCTAGTTTGGCGTAAACGAGGAGACGCCCGGAAAGACAAAACGCACGGGAAGCTCGCCGACAAATGGGAGGGACCCTTTCGCATCAAGGACGACCTGAAAAATGGGGCGTATCGCCTAGAACAGCTTGTTGACGGAACGACCGTTCCCAACACATGGAACGTAACTCATCTTAAGTTCTACTATAgttgaataattgaaattattatatgttgATCCTTACGAACAATGTTGTTTCTCTTAGCATATTATCAATGAAGTATTCCAGTTCAGATATACAATTTGCATTTATATTACCGGACGCCATGTCCACTAGATTTCTCAATCTAGAAACACCAATGGGGCGCCATGTCccctagatttttcaatctagaaaaATACGGGACGCCNNNNNNNNNNNNNNNNNNNNNNNNNNNNNNNNNNNNNNNNNNNNNNNNNNNNNNNNNNNNNNNNNNNNNNNNNNNNNNNNNNNNNNNNNNNNNNNNNNNNNNNNNNNNNNNNNNNNNNNNNNNNNNNNNNNNNNNNNNNNNNNNNNNNNNNNNNNNNNNNNNNNNNNNNNNNNNNNNNNNNNNNNNNNNNNNNNNNNNNNNNNNNNNNNNNNNNNNNNNNNNNNNNNNNNNNNNNNNNNNNNNNNNNNNNNNNNNNNNNNNNNNNNNNNNNNNNNNNNNNNNNNNNNNNNNNNNNNNNNNNNNNNNNNNNNNNNNNNNNNNNNNNNNNNNNNNNNNNNNNNNNNNNNNNNNNNNNNNNNNNNNNNNNNNNNNNNNNNNNNNNNNNNNNNNNNNNNNNNNNNNNNNNNNNNNNNNNNNNNNNNNNNNNNNNNNNNNNNNNNNNNNNNNNNNNNNNNNNNNNNNNNNNNNNNNNNNNNNNNNNNNNNNNNNNNNNNNNNNNNNNNNNNNNNNNNNNNNNNNNNNNNNNNNNNNNNNNNNNNNNNNNNNNNNNNNNNNNNNNNNNNNNNNNNNTCccctagatttttcaatctagaaaaATACCGGACACCATGTCCACTAGATTTCTCAATCTAGAAAAATACCGGACGCCATGTCCCCTAGATTTTCAATCTAGAAAAATACGGGACGCCATGTCCCttagatttttcaatctagaaaaATACCGGACGCCATGTCCactagatttttcaatctagaaacATTAGGGGGCGCCCTGTCCCTTAGATTGTTCAATCTAGAAGCGTTACGGGACCCTATGTCCTCCACGATCAGAAAACATTACAAGATACTACGACACATAAGCAAAGATCCAACTCAAAAGCAGCAAGAGCATCACATTCAAAACATCAATAATAAGCAAATAAAGTCATGAAAGTAAAGTACGAAGTGTTGCAACTTTGGGACGCGAAAGCATAAACGagaaaaacattacaaaaaccTAAGTTTCTACATTAGTTTCTCCTTCCTCCTCTGCAGCAACCTCTTCTGCCGGCTCTTCAAGGGCGACTTCCGCTTCTATCTCGGCCAAATCCCCTTCCTCAGTAAAAGTACCATCAGGTATATCTCTGATCGGAGTCATCTCCCCAAGGTAAACATCTTTGTACACATCAAATTCAAAGGCACCAGGCGACACATTGGCTAAGCATGCCATTTGCCTTAGCGCCTTCTTGAACCCTTTAGTATGCTCCTGGCGAATGGCCGCATACATCTCCGCCTCGGTGTTCTTCCATTCTAACGAAGCCGCCCTCAGCTCGTCTCTCTCTTTTTGGATAGCTTCCAGTTCAGACACGGTCTTTTTGGCCGACTCCAGTTCCTTTAGCAGATTATCTCGTTCGGTCTGCGTCCGGATGCTCATATTCCTCAGCTGTTCATTAAGAGAATGGCTTTCAACTAACATTCTGGCCGATTCTTCAGCATTTTTCGCACAATTAGCATGAGCAGCACGAGCCTCCTCCAACTCCTTCTTTAGCCGGCATACTTCGCTTTGAACATCTCCCCGGCTGGATGCATAAGCCATCTTGTACGCCGCCGCACCACACCGCAAAATATGATGAAGCAAATACTCGGACATTTGCTGCTCAGACATTGCCACCATTGCTTTTTCCTCGGCAGCATCAAAGTTAAATTCGATCTTGTGCCTTAGATCGAAACCTGGATCATCCATGCCCAAGGGTAAATGTCGTTCGGGAACTGACTCTTCCTGAAGTGCCATCGTCTTTTTGCCCTTAGCAGCCCCACTACTGGCTGTTACCTTCCTCTTGCGAGTTAAAGGTTGAACTGGAGAAGGAGGAGTGTCCTCTATGTGCACTATAGTGGCCGATGTAGAGGATGTCCCACTTGACCGTGCGGTCTGAAACCCGACCCCTTGATCCAACACTTGTGATTCCCTGAACCAATCACGACCGGTCTTTCTGGCCATAACTTCTGCAAAATAGCACCACCCACACAAAATTACAATTCACAAAATGCAAGTAAGAGACAGTTGACAAAGAGACCTACCAAACACCCTTGATTTCAGATCGTTGTATTTCAGGCAATTAACCAGCTTCCTGGAAGAGAACGGACGAGGTAACTTGACCAACCTGTCTAGATCCCTCTGTTTAACATCAGACATATCCTCTTTTGCCCAAGAGGTTAAGGTACGAGGCTTTTTAGTCCAATGTAGGGGAAATCTAGAGTTCCCGTCATCATTATAAAAGAACGGCCGACCCATTTCGGTAACTGACACTttaaaaaagtggtttttaaagtctttatatGACTCGGCAAATAAACTAAAGATAGCATTTTTGGCCATGGACGTCAGAGATACCCGACCCTTCTTGGCATTAGGGCGGGTGTTAAAGAAAAATAGGCATATTTTAGCGGTCGGTTCGACACCTAAGGCTTGACATAATACGTCGAACGCTTGAATGTAGCCCCAGCCGTTCGGGTGTAACTGAGAGAGGGCTACGTTCAAGCACCGTAGGACATCCATTTGAAACCTAGTCAAGGAGAGTCTAACATACATATCATACAGAAAAGGCATATACATAAAGAAGCAATCTTTTCCAATCACATCTTCCCCGTGGAAAACCCTTTCATCGTCTCTACAAGCCATTAACTTAAGGGCACGCTGGTACCCAATGTTCCTTAGAACACAGTTATCCTCTACCCAACGCATCAGAGTTTCTCGAGAACCAAATGAACTCCCTTGTTCCCCAACCTCCCGGGAGGCCCATAAATATTCTCTCGGAGAGGGAGAACAACCTTCTTCAGGGCCATCAACAACCACTCCTCCATGAACAAAAACCCTATCCCCGCTAAGTAAAGAAGTGACACAACCGGTAACCACCGGTTGGGCAACCTGTGGGTCACCATGATCCCCCTCGACATTATCAGAGAAATCGTAAAGGACAGGGGAGGAAGACATTGTTACCTGGAAATGGGTGCGCAACAGGAGAAGACACTCGaagaagaagggagaaaacctGGAGAGATAAGTGCCAGAGACAGAAATGAAAACGGTTTCACTTCCTCGCTTAATTAAAAGCGTGGAGGTTACGAAACTGGCTGCATCTTCTGCACCGTTAGATGTGCTTCATCTAACGGCCTCCTTTTCGCGACTCTAACGCTACCCTTAGCGCGGGAAACGTAGACCTCCTTATAAGCCTAAACGACGAGCTCACCATGTCGTTTTCCAGTCACTCAAGTAACTGTATGGTCACTCGGCTTACACACAGCAAAGCAATCGAATACCGAACGGTAAGCACATTTAAGCCCTTCGGACAAACCAAGGCAAACGCCTTCCTTTGCCTCGGGcttgggggggatgatgtacgataGTATAATACCAACGGCCTACGGCCTGAAAAACCGAACGGCCTTAGTGGGCCAACGGCCCACCATAGCGCCACAATCTTATTGGGCTCAAAGCCCAATGCTAGCGTAAATGGCCAGTGTAAATAATAtccataaaaatatatcattcagATATATTTACCAGATATATCTTAACGGAAGCAAAGATATGCTAAGTAAGAccgtttatatttattattattctgtttatattttgtttatcataTATCGGCCCAAAGCCTATAAGTAAAGGCTAAAGGGTTNCAAACAGGTACGTTCTCTGAATACATTCCACTCACAATTCATACANCATATCTCTCATCTTATCAATTCTCTCCCACGGAGAATTCCctatacacgcctaacttgagcgtcggagtgccttttcaggTATCTCCCCCCCGGTTAAAGCTAGAAGATCACCGTACGGCTGAAGACAACGCGAGGACGTACGGTCAGAAATCAGAAGAAGTGGGCAGAAAGACAGAAGACGACGTCATCGAGGTTAGTCcttcggtcccagtaaatttaCACCGAAacatttagtattttaaaaatagtaataaccaattaaaagtataacaactaatgaaaatgcaaaactagtatacatataaaaatccaaaaataaaacaaaccgTGAAGGTGAAAGAGTAGATAAGTGTCATTGTGAGAGTAAAGAAAAAAGTGtatacaataataatttgaaaatcacCGTCTGAGTTATCCTAAAACGCATCTAAAAACTGctccaaaaaataataaaaataaattttaataaatataaataaaagaataatgactccaaacataatataattggtgtaaaattattttaaacggTGTAAAACGGAGGAAAACTTTGCTCATCGTTAATCACAAACGAAAAAAAGCAGAACGCAAAGAAAACACATAAGTGATGTTCCGGTTCTTGAATCAGTAAAAATGTGTAATACTTTTGATGAGatgtatatataaaagacaTATATGTAGTACATTTGATGAGATGTATGTTGCACTCTAAAAGGGTACGAGCAGACAAGGACttttcatactatttttttcaattatgatGATTTAAATGCAAATTGTATTATGAATGTGATTGAGCATGACATATATGtattaaatacaatttaaaaggTTCAACTTTTATCTCTTTACCTAGTACAGTAGAAAATGGGTCACCGTCGGGGTCATTACGGATTCacagttttaatttaatgagttaatgaaatttaatttatttgttcaaagaaaaaaaatggttccatatatattaataaaattattttgattaattcattagttcatttaattataattttttaatttttaaaaaatatatatatattttttaattaaaatttaaataaattttagtttaaaataatattaaactttaaaaacaattcaaaatcataaaaatacaatataattcaaatataatcaaaaattaaatataattcaaaatcaaatataaaaaacaaaacaaacaaatatttaatattagaaagTTTTATCTCACTTATCCATTTATAGGATTAAagtcttgaatggataaattcacaatttttttgaaacatcttctttttcatccacaatacaataaaaaataaaattaactaataatattgaaacacaaagtaATAATTAGGTGGGTCGGTGAACCAACCCAACTCACTGTGGGTTCAACCTGGGTAAGTCGGGTTTTTAGTGAACTGAACTCAAAATTGGTCTgtatctaaattttaaatttttttcaataaattaactCACATGATCCAACCATTAATACAGAAATAGCAAATCGTCATTATAGACAACGGTTTTCCCAGGATCACATATCAAATGGTCTACATACAGAAGTGAAAAGTCATTATTTATTGCCTTTAAACGTCAACTACAGGCCCCTCAACGTCTAACTCAAATTTGACGTCGGCTCCCCTCCACGGATTCATAAAGGTTCGAAAATACCTCATTTTAAGCGTTAGAATTAATTCTTTTACAACATAAATGTtgtcccccccccccccacacacacacacactagaTGTCACACCCTTTAACATAAACTACAAAATCAGAATTGAAATGTCACTTTTTCAGACATGTCGGATCCACTTTCCCGAACACCAATAAACTGCGAAAATACTCCAAAAGTAGCaccaaaatgaatttttttagcAATTAAACGTCGATGGTGGAGGGGGCCCGACGTCAAATGCCCttttaaaccctaaaaactcAGAATGTGAGCCTCACTATCTTTCGTGTTTTCGTTTGGGTTTTCATTTAGTTCGCATACGTCATTGTTGCTACAAGGTATGTTTGATTGATATTCttctaattaatttactttgcaccaattaaatttttttggcaTCGATTTAATTTTGTTGGCAACGATTAATTTTGGCTTACGATACAGTTTTGTGCACGAGTCGATGAATCTCGACGACAACATTGATTGTCCAATCTCCATTGCTTGAAACTcatagtatatataattttttaatgtgctGGAATTGTTTTCTATTCAGGTGTggtaatattataaaaataaaataattcttttttaaatggaTGTCAATTTAGAAAGGATTGACATCAAAATTAACATTTGAAAAAGGAGATCTCATGTCAAATTGACGttttccaataaaaaatcaGTTTTAGACGAAACGTGTCGAAAATAACAAacctcaatttttattttcactaatGAACCTATTCTAACAGCACTATTTATGACATTTTAAAACTTGTATTAGTTATACTTTTCAAACAATTGTATTTTTCATGTTAttagttatattaatttaattatttatttaataattccATATTTggtaacattatttatatttactcatttaattacttttattctaCAAACACTTTATTCAACTAGCTCCTATATAGACAGTAAATtaagtataataattatttaataattcaacaaaaaaaataagtaaatcaTGAAATAATTATGGTTTGTCCGAAAGCGAGAGTGGTAAGAAAAGATAAAGGTAAAGGAGTATAAAGTAGATTTATagacataaaaaaaagtgatagaTATTTGATAGGAACAATGATGTACTTATTTTTGTAGTAGAGAAGTAGGAGCTATTTTTGTTGAGTAGTAACCATAATGAGGTTTTGCAGAGACATGTGGGTTTGGTCACAGTTTCTCGGACAAAGGAGTCTGCTATGCATATGCTATTTATTTACTATGCAACCAACCACACAATAAGTGCGTGTGGCCCTCACTCCGCCATTATAAAACCacccttttttctttccatttctaCTCACTCACCACCCAACAAACTTTTACTGTATCACTTCATtgctctctttcttctctcacaaaattaatcaagagaTAGATGGCTCTGGGAAGAGGCAGTGCACTGGTGCTATCACTCTCTCTCTGTTTCTTCCTGCTTCACTCTCACATGGCTCATGCTGCCACCACCTACACAGTCGGAGATCGTAATGGTTGGACCTTCAACACTGTTAGCTGGCCCAAGGGCAAACGCTTTAAGGCTGGTGACACACTTGGTTCGTTTTCTATACCTTCCAATTCAGACACTTTTATCATAAACATGTCTCAAACATGAAACACCGACAACTTTTctgcatgttttttttattttctgttggTTTGTGTGTGGATGCAGTGTTCAACTATAACCCTAAAATTCATAATGTGGTGGCGGTAAGCAGGGCTGGGTATAATGGTTGCAACACTCCAAAAGGGTCGAAAGTGTATCTTACAGGAAAGGATCGGATCAAACTTGTTAAGGGACAGAACTTCTTCATCTGCAACATTGCGGGTCACTGTGAATCTGGGATGAAAATTGCCGTTAATGCTGTTTGAGTTTCTCTTCATCACTTTCGATAACTATATATATCTCACTGCTTTCCTACTTATACGTATTGTAATGCAAATTTCACCTCTTTAGTGTGAACGTATCTCAGTTTAATAAGTGGATAATATAGGTATGTGTGAGAAGAAAAAGGGTAGCTTTCTGTCTTCTCTTCTGTATGTTACTTATTATCTgtttaagaataaataattatgtcggcaatatcatatatatctcaaaacactttttaaataaatttactattattattaaatcctttcataatatatatcttAAGATTATATAGTTATCATTTTTCAGAATTGTCAACCTTTTTAGAAGGTTGACCAACCcacttttaaatgatttttaagataaatacaTGATTTTATCTTACActaaaatttatgattaaacaaaaaatatcatatacatttatattttcgGTACACTTTTTCAGATATTTATAAATCATGTAATTCAATTTGTCTGACATTTTGTAATGCTAGGTTTTCTGAGTTTTAgataattctaatttaatgtTTGACCAATTCAATGAGCATATCCAGTACGGTAATCTGGACTGTGTTGACACcgcataaattttattttctacttctaCTCTGTAAACCAaccactttttcattttttatattcaataatttaatttatatttaaaattaaacaatgtaattttatttgaactaaataatttaatttaaatatagtattattattCAAGGTTGTTGTTACATGAACCTACGAAGAGAACAATGACTTTCAGTGTAAGGTTTTAGGGAGAAGATTTGTTACGATTTGGTAACAATTTGACGTTATAATAACTGCATATAATAATTTAGTACACTGTTTTTAAtcgaatatattatttattttaattacttttgtttAATGTACAATTTTCAACTAATGTTGAACTTTTAATAATCTTCTTAAGTATGGGTTCTATTTATCTCAAAATATTTCTCTTATTTCTCTTTCATTGGAAGTTCTACGTGAATtagaaaaagattatttttacaaatacaaaagtttaattGAAGCAAATAAAGATTAggaacttaattaaataattcaaataaggatttaagcctaaaaaaaaagtctttaatTAAGAAACACTAATGGAAAACTATCTTACAAAATCAAATCTAAATCAATTATGtttttgcaaatatttttagttgttttaatcTCCGTTTTAGATTAAGATAACAACAAACataatagataataatatatattttttcttttatgaacaTGATGATTAGgattcaactttttttattgtgtatgGACAAGcctttaataaagaaaatataaactataCTTTTCTTATccctattatttaaaaatactagTCGTTGgcaatacaacaaaaatataaattaacatttcaaCTATAaggtacaatttttttaatgtacaCTTTTGAGAAGAGTCAAAACACACAATTATAACATGTTTGTCTTAAAGTTCATCGTATATTCACATATTAAAGATCACATCTTTTAAAGCATTGGTgggctatatatatatatattaacccTAAAACTTGGAATTTATGTGAATCAACTCacataaacttaattttagaCTCAACCCTAAAACTTTTCACATTATAGGATCCACCTGTGATTAAAGCACATTTATCTAAGTATAATGATAACCAAACTAAAATCATTATGATAGGGCCAAGGTGTATTATTTCTCTCAAATCAAAACCATTATGACTCTGCTCCAATTCATGTTCTTGAGTCatcattttgaaacataataaaGACCCCAGCATTTCTCAACCACCCCATTACCAATTTCCATCATCTTTGGCTGTAAAAAcatcaactttttttcttactaATAACAAAGTGTTCTTCTTTCTTGATCTTTAGCGTTGTATTGCAGTTAAAAGCATGTCCCTGGGAAGAGGCAGTGTATACTCagacatttaaaattttatattagaaaagATTGAGATTTCTTATTAGAAAAATTCATATTAAGAGATAATTAATCTCCTCAAGCTATCTaactaaaacatttaaataggGATATCAGAGCTAATGAATTATAATGGTATTCAAtccaatgaaaataaatatctcATATTGTGATAAAACTCAATCTAAATTAGGGTTAACAGAAGtatgttaaaataaatgaatgagaCGAATAAAAATTGAACTCATATTTATAGAAGAAATTATTATGAATCTAA
This genomic stretch from Vigna radiata var. radiata cultivar VC1973A chromosome 7, Vradiata_ver6, whole genome shotgun sequence harbors:
- the LOC106767395 gene encoding basic blue protein isoform X1, yielding MALGRGSALVLSLSLCFFLLHSHMAHAATTYTVGDRNGWTFNTVSWPKGKRFKAGDTLVFNYNPKIHNVVAVSRAGYNGCNTPKGSKVYLTGKDRIKLVKGQNFFICNIAGHCESGMKIAVNAV
- the LOC106767395 gene encoding basic blue protein isoform X2, which translates into the protein MALGRGSALVLSLSLCFFLLHSHMAHAATTYTVGDRNGWTFNTVSWPKGKRFKAGDTLGLGIMVATLQKGRKCILQERIGSNLLRDRTSSSATLRVTVNLG